TCCTCATCCACCCGATGCATATCGATAAGTATTACATCAGCTTTTTTAAATTGAAGATGGAGTCGGGCGAACCATTCACCGGTGTAGCAAGCGATTCGGTACATTATATACTAAATGAAACAGCGGTAAGAGAAGCTGGTATAAAAGACCCGATAGGAAAAATGTTTAGCTTACATGATACCCGGGGCACTATCATCGGCGTGGTAAAAGATTTCCATATGGCTTCGCTCAGAAAAAAGATCGAGCCGGCAATTTTTGTATACAAGCCATCGTGCTGGAAAATGTTTGTTAAAACAAACGGGAAAGACGCGTCGCTTGCTGTTGAAACCGCAAAGAAAGTATGGACAAAATATAATCCCGGTTTCCCTTTCGAATATAGCTTTATGGACCAGGATTATGATTCGATGTATAAAACCGATCAGCGTTCGGGTTTGCTTTTCAGCGTATTTGCCGGTATAGCCATATTTATCTCGTGCCTTGGATTATTTGGCCTGGCAACATATACCGCACAGGTAAAAGTTAAAGAAATAGGTATACGGAAAGTATTGGGAGCCAGTGTTGCCAATATTACATCCATGCTTTCCCAGGATTTTATGTTATTGGTCGTCCTTTCCCTCATCGTAGCCTGCCCTATAGCCTGGTATGCGATGACCCGGTGGCTACAGAACTATGCTTACAAAACTTCTATACAATGGTGGGTATTTGTATTGGCAGGTGTGTCGGCCATACTTATAGCCTTTATTACTATCAGTTTCCAGGCAATCAAAGCGGCGCTTGCCAATCCCGTGAAGAGTTTGAGAAGTGAATGACGTGGTTTATTAGTAATCGCGGGCGATTGACAGAAAAATAACTAATGACAACAATAAACCCCGATAGCTATCGGGAAGGATAAATGAACTAAAGATCATGATAAAAAACTATCTCAAAGTTGCCTGGCGCAACCTGTGGAAAAACAAGGTTTTTTCGGCCATCAACATTATCGGTTTGGCTGTTGGCATGGCGGCCTGCATTGTTATTATGCTTTTTGTACACTACGAAAAAAGCTTTGATGACTTTCAAACGCAAAATATTTATCGTTTGAACGAAGTGCAAACCATAGGCAGTGAAGGTGCTAAACAAAAAGTAGCGTTGTCCATGTTCCCCATGGGGCCTACACTGCAGCAGGAATTCCCTGAGATAAAAACATTTTCCCGGATACATTGGACCGATAAATATCAACTGACCGAAAAGGATAAGAAAATATTCCTGCAACAGGCTTTCTTTGTCGACTCTACTTTTCTCAAAATATTCAATTTCCAGGTTATCAGAGGCGACAAACTGAACGGGCTGCTTAAACCGCATTCGGCTATGATAACCGAAGAGACCGCAAAAAAGCTTTTTGGCGATCAGGATCCGATAGGTAAAACTATTACCCATTACAGCAACGATACAACAAGCTTCATTGTTACAGGTGTTTTGGCAAATGTTCCTAAAAACTCGCAGTTGCAGTTCGATGCATTATTTTCGTTCAATACCATCATCAGGCCCGATATGTATAAAAACTGGGGAGGTAACTGGCTTGATACTTATTTTGTACTGACCCCGGGCACCAATCAGGCAGCGCTGGAAGCCAAATTCCCGGCATACCTGAAGAAATACTTGAAGGGCGATAGCTGGAAGTATTACCAATTGTTCCTGCTAAAGTACAAAGACGTTCACGCGGGTTCGGCCGATATAGGTCTGGATTATATTAATTTTCAAAAGTTCGATAAAAAGACCACCAACCTCTTCGCGATCATTGCGCTTATCGTGCTGGTTATAGCCTGCGTCAACTTTATCAATCTGTCCACCGCGCGATCGGTTGAAAGGGCCAAAGAGGTCGGCATCCGCAAGTCGATAGGGGCATACCGTTTTCAACTGGCTGCCCAGTTTTTGAGCGAAACGGTGATGATATCGTTTCTCTCGCTTGTGTTTGCAATTGTACTGGTCGAATTGTCGCTGCCTTATATTAACAACCTGAGTGAAAGGGATATAACATTAAATGTGTTTAATAGTTTTGGCGTGATAGGTGCAGTGTTTGGAGGGACTATACTCGTCGGCCTGCTGTCAGGTATATACCCGGCAATTTACCTGTCTTCGTTCCAGGCAGTTAAGGTACTGAAAGGTTCTATCCAGGTTGGGAAAAACAAGGGTCTCATGCGAAACATCCTTGTGGTAACTCAATTCACGAGTGCAATCTTCCTGATGATAGCAACTGTTTTTGTACTGAGGCAATTAAACTTTATGCAAAAACAAGACCCAGGTTATACCCGCGACCAGATAGTAAACGTGAAGCTGGACGGCGTTACTTATAAGAAATATGACCAGTTTAAAAATGCGCTGTCAGGCAATACGTTGGTCGAGGGTGTAACTGCATCGCAAGACATCCTGGGTAGCCATCTCGATCAAACCGGTGTTACGTTCCGTCCTCACGACGGCCCACGCCAGGATCTGGGCACAACCTTGCTGGTGGTTGATAGTAATTACCTGTCGCTATACAATATGAAACTGGTGGCTGGTCGCAATTTTTCGGGAGATACTGCGATGGACACAAGGCAATATATTGTGAACGAGGCGCTCGGTCACGAGTTGTTAAAAGATCATCCAAAGCGGCCGTTATCGTCGCTGGTAGGCGAGCATTTTGGTTTTGATTCGCTGGGCACCATTGTAGGTGTCGCTAAAAACTTCAACTTTAATTCACTGCATTATAAAGTTGAACCTTTATTTATGATAAGTGCGCGAAAATTTGGTTTTGGTAACGTTTCCGTTAAAATAAACGGAAGCCGTACGGCCGAGGCGCTGGCGTTCATCAAAGCGAAATGGGCGGCAATTAACCCAGACAGCCCGATAGAATACCAGTTTCTTGACGATCATTTTAATGAGGTTTATAAAGCTGACAGCCAGCAAAGCCAGATCGTGGGGATACTCTCCGGGCTTGCCATATTCATATCTTGCCTTGGCCTGTTCGGGCTGGCGTCTTATTCAGCAGAAAAGCGGGTGAAAGAAATAGGGGTACGGAAGGTGTTGGGCGCATCGGTTCAGAGGATAGTGATATTACTTTCCGGCCGCTTCCTGGTGCTTGTATTAATCGCTAATGTAATTGCTATTCCGTTGGCATTGCTGGCAATGAACCGGTGGCTGCGGGATTTTGCGTACCGTATCGATCTGTCGGCAACTGTGGCTGTAGCGGTTCTTTTGGTCTCGGTTATTATCGCGATGGTAACAATCAGCTTCCAGGCCGTAAAAGCGGCTACTGCAAACCCTGTAAAGAGTTTACGAAGTGAATGAAATTGCCTGCAAATGGGTCGTCAATTAACAACTAGGTTAAAACTATGATAAAAAACTATTTTAAGATCGCTCTAAGGAATATTCAGCGCAATAAACTTTATTCGCTGATCAATATTGCCGGACTTACCATCGGCCTTACAGCATGTTTGCTGGTAGCAACCGTGGTTTTAGACGATCTGTCGTATGATCACCAATGGCAGAAAGCCGACCGTATTTATCGCATTATTAGCATCGACAAAAGCAGCAAAAACGCTATTCAGCAATTTCCGCAAAGCTTTACCGGGCTGGGCCCATCTTTCAAAAGGAATTTCCCCGAAGTCGAAGAATATTGCCGGATGCATATAGCAAAACACCGCTTTAAAATGGGAGGTAATAAAGATGGGGTCGAAATGCATATTATATCGGCCGAACCATCGGTGTGGAAGGTGTTAAATTTTGATGTAACGGGGGGGAATCCCCGGGCTTTTACAAAGGGCTACATCAATATGGTCATCACCGAAAAGATAAAAAAACAATATTTTTCCAACGCCGATCCCGTAGGCAAGGTGATTACTGATCTGCCTGAATTTGGTAAGCCGGTTAGTTATTTGATAACAGGGGTTATAAAAGATATTCCGGCGAACTCCACGCTGCGTTCAGACATCCTTACGATTAACGAAATGCGGCCGGACGATGATATTTTGCATCCAGAAGGTTACGGTACTTTTTCGGAACAATATTTATTGCTCAAACATGGTGCATCGGCAAAAGCATTGGAAGCCAAGACCAATAAATGGTTTGCGGGCTATGTTACCAATAAGGAGATGCATTATTCATTCACCTTTCAGCCGATAAGGGATATCTATCTTAGATCGACTGACCTTTCTGGCAACAGTGAGATTCGTGGCGATATTAAAAACGTATATATCTTTTCAGGCGTGGCGATATTCCTGCTGTTGATAGCCTGTATCAACTTTGTGAACCTGACGACCGCACGCGCGCTGAAACGCGTCCGCGAAGCTGGCATACGAAAGGTGTTGGGTGCCGATAGGCGCGAACTGATAGCGCAATTTCTTTTCGAGTCGTTATTGTTTTTTTGTATCTCATTTGCCGCGGGGATGTTTTTTTATGTGGTGTTTTTGAGGTCGGTGGAAGCCTATCTTGGTCACCCGCTTACTATTACGCTGCAAGCCAATATTTTACTTTTTAGCATCACCTGCGGTGCCATGCTTATTGTAAGTGTCCTTACGGGCATTTATCCCGCTTTACTGGTTTCGGCGCAGAACCCGGTTTCGACATTAAAAGGAAAGATAAACGAGTATATCGGAAGCAATTTTCTCCGGAAAACACTGGTGGTCACTCAATTTGCCATTTCTGTGGCGGTGCTTACGGTAACCATTATTGTACAAAAGCAACTGCACTTTATAAACAATAAGGATCTGGGATACGATAAGAATAATTTACTTCATTTTACCAACATCAGCTGGGACGGTAAGGGAGATGCTTTTAAGCACGAGGTATTGACCATTCCGGGTATCGAAAATGCAAGTATAGCTACCTGGTACCCCGAAAGCGGCGGTGGCGGATACATGACGCTCAGCGCGGATGACCCAGCCCAGAAAGGTAACAAATTGAAGGTTTGGTACATAAATGGTGATTTTGATTTTGTGCGGACTATGAAATTTCGCCTTGTAAAAGGTCGTCTGCTCGACCCGAAATTTAGCAGGGATGCCATAAACGCCGACTCGTTGATGATGCAGGGCGGAAATAAACTTGATTCGGCCAGGAACGGACAATCTATGCTGATATCAGCTTTTACAGCAAAAATGTTTTCTGTTAAGAGCCTTGGGGAATCTGTTAAAGGTGCAACCGGAATACCAGTAGGTATTGTTAATAATTTCAACAACGAGTCGTTAAAAGAGGACATGAAGCCCGTGTTCATCAGCGCGTCAAAAAACATGCGCTATGGATGCATGCTGATGCGGATTCAGCCCGGGTCGGAAAAAACTGTTCTAGCAAAACTATACAAGGTCTGGCAGCACTTCTTTCCGGATAAGGTATTTGAATACGCCTGGTCGGACCAGGAACTTAGCAGGCAATACGCCGCTGAGCAAAAACTTCAACAGTTGTTTACCACATTCAGCTTCATGATACTAACGCTGGCTGCATTAGGCCTATTTGGGCTGACAACATTTATTGCGGAGATAAGAGTAAAGGAAATAGGTATAAGAAAAGTATTAGGAGCTTCTGTATCAGCTATATCGATTACATTATCTAAAGACTTTATTAAGCTGGTTTTAATCGCTATACTGGTAGCCTCACCAGTGGCCTGGTATTTTGCCAATAGATGGCTGGAAAATTATGCCTATAAAATCACGCTGAACTGGTGGCTTTTTGCATTGTCCGGTTTGGGCGCAATTACTATAGCGATCATGACCATAAGTTATCAAACGATAAAGGCGGCTACTGCAAACCCGGTAAAGAGTTTGCGGAGCGAATAAAATAAATATAATGCCGTGCAACGTATTTGGAAAAACAGCTGTCTGATAGATATAAACAACTCAAAAGCAATGAAAACCTTTTTAACATTATTTATCGTAGCCTGCCAAACCACATTTGCTTTGGCGCAGGACGACAGAACCCCATACCTGACCAAATCTCTGGCCAACGATGCAATCAGCAACGTTGTGGTAAGTACCTCGGCAGGTGGTATACAGGTAAGCGGCAGAACAGGCGAAGCCCCACGTATCGAAGTTTATATCAGGGGTAACAACAATCGCGAACTCTCAAAAGCCGAAATTGAAAAGAAATTGGCAGAAGATTATGAGATGAACATTGACGTAAACGGTCATGAACTGAGGGCCATTGTTAAAACAAGGCACGATTTTCATAATTGGAACAATGGCATGAGCATTTCATTCAAGATATACGTGCCGCAAAACGTTTCAACCGATCTGCAAACCAGCGGTGGCGGGATAAGCCTCGACTATCTGAAAGGGAATGAAACCTTCAAAACGAGCGGTGGTGGTTTAAATATTGACCACCTGACCGGAGTGATACATGGCAGAACGTCGGGCGGGGGCATCCGGGTTACTAATTCGGATAACGATATTGACCTTAACACCAGCGGCGGAGGCATAACTGCCAGGAACTGCAGTGGAAAAATACGTTTGGTAACTTCGGGTGGCGGCCTCGAACTGGACGACCTGAGAGGAGATATTGATGCGCACACCAGCGGCGGCGGCATCAGGGGCGGCAACATCCGGGGTGAATTAGTTACCGGCACGAGCGGTGGCGGTATTGAACTCAGGAATATGGACTGCAGCCTGGAGGCTAATACCAGCGGCGGCAGTTTATCGGCCGAGATGAAACATGTAGGCAAATACCTTCGGCTAAGCAGTAGCGCCGGTAATGTAGAAGTGGAGCTGCCGGCAAAACAGGGTCTCGATCTTAACTTACGCGGCGACAGGGTAGAACAAATCCAGTTTAGCGGGTTTAAAGGCGATTGGGATAAAGAACACGTACGTGGCAAGGTTAACGGCGGTGGTTCCCCTGTCGATGTTTCGGCAAACGGGAATGTAAGTGTGCGTTTCAACTAACAGATCAGTAAATCAACAATAAACCATAAGACCATGAAAAAATATTTAATTCTCTTCATAGCAGCCTGCCAGGGTTTGTCCACCTTAGCGCAGGATAACAAAACCCCTTATATAACCAAATCGCTCACCAATGCGGGCATCAAAAATGTATATGTTTCCACATCGGGCGGCAGCATCACGGTAAGCGGCGCTCCAGGTGAAGAACCGAGGATCGAGGTTTACGTTTCGGGCAACAACGGCCTGTCTAACTTGTCGAAAGACGAGATAAAAAAACGCCTTGAGGAAAACTATACACTTGATATAACTACAAGCGGCGGCGAATTAAAAGCGGTAGCAAAAAACAAGCACGATCATAACTGGGATTGGCGCAGATCGTTAAACATCGGTTTTAAAGTATATGTGCCTCAAAATGTAGCTACCAAGCTGGAGACCAGCGGCGGCAGTATTCACCTCGATAATCTCAGCGGCCAGGAAGTATTTGAGACAAGCGGGGGCAGCCTGCATATTGATAAACTGACAGGCAATATCCGTGGGCGTACCTCGGGCGGCAGCATCACGCTTATGAACTCAAAAGACAATATCGACCTCGAAACAAGTGGCGGCAGCATAAGAGCCAGTAATTGTTCGGGCAACATCCATTTGGAAACATCTGGCGGCTCTATCCGTCTTGAGGATTTGAATGGCAAGATCGGCGCTGAAACCAGTGGCGGCAGCGTTGCAGCTAACAATATTAAAGGCGAGCTGAAAACCGGCACATCAGGTGGCAGCATTAACCTTACCGGCCTGGCCTGTAGCCTGGATACTTATACCAGTGGCGGCAGTATCCATGCGCAATTGAAGGAAGCCTCAAAATTTGTGAAGATAGATGCCAGCGGTGGCCATGTAGACCTGGAGCTACCATCAAAACAAGGTTTTGACCTTAACCTGCGTGCCGATAAGGTAACAGCGGAACTTGGCGGGGGCAGTTTCAATGGAACAAAAGAAAAGGACAGAGTAGAAGGTAAATTAAACGGCGGTGGTATCTCGGTAGATGTAAATGGCAGCAACCGTGTTAACCTGACCTTGAACTAATATTATTTAAAAATATTGATTACCAAGGATCAGCTTTAT
Above is a window of Mucilaginibacter ginsenosidivorans DNA encoding:
- a CDS encoding ABC transporter permease, with translation MIKNYLKVAWRNLWKNKVFSAINIIGLAVGMAACIVIMLFVHYEKSFDDFQTQNIYRLNEVQTIGSEGAKQKVALSMFPMGPTLQQEFPEIKTFSRIHWTDKYQLTEKDKKIFLQQAFFVDSTFLKIFNFQVIRGDKLNGLLKPHSAMITEETAKKLFGDQDPIGKTITHYSNDTTSFIVTGVLANVPKNSQLQFDALFSFNTIIRPDMYKNWGGNWLDTYFVLTPGTNQAALEAKFPAYLKKYLKGDSWKYYQLFLLKYKDVHAGSADIGLDYINFQKFDKKTTNLFAIIALIVLVIACVNFINLSTARSVERAKEVGIRKSIGAYRFQLAAQFLSETVMISFLSLVFAIVLVELSLPYINNLSERDITLNVFNSFGVIGAVFGGTILVGLLSGIYPAIYLSSFQAVKVLKGSIQVGKNKGLMRNILVVTQFTSAIFLMIATVFVLRQLNFMQKQDPGYTRDQIVNVKLDGVTYKKYDQFKNALSGNTLVEGVTASQDILGSHLDQTGVTFRPHDGPRQDLGTTLLVVDSNYLSLYNMKLVAGRNFSGDTAMDTRQYIVNEALGHELLKDHPKRPLSSLVGEHFGFDSLGTIVGVAKNFNFNSLHYKVEPLFMISARKFGFGNVSVKINGSRTAEALAFIKAKWAAINPDSPIEYQFLDDHFNEVYKADSQQSQIVGILSGLAIFISCLGLFGLASYSAEKRVKEIGVRKVLGASVQRIVILLSGRFLVLVLIANVIAIPLALLAMNRWLRDFAYRIDLSATVAVAVLLVSVIIAMVTISFQAVKAATANPVKSLRSE
- a CDS encoding FtsX-like permease family protein, with protein sequence MIKNYFKIALRNIQRNKLYSLINIAGLTIGLTACLLVATVVLDDLSYDHQWQKADRIYRIISIDKSSKNAIQQFPQSFTGLGPSFKRNFPEVEEYCRMHIAKHRFKMGGNKDGVEMHIISAEPSVWKVLNFDVTGGNPRAFTKGYINMVITEKIKKQYFSNADPVGKVITDLPEFGKPVSYLITGVIKDIPANSTLRSDILTINEMRPDDDILHPEGYGTFSEQYLLLKHGASAKALEAKTNKWFAGYVTNKEMHYSFTFQPIRDIYLRSTDLSGNSEIRGDIKNVYIFSGVAIFLLLIACINFVNLTTARALKRVREAGIRKVLGADRRELIAQFLFESLLFFCISFAAGMFFYVVFLRSVEAYLGHPLTITLQANILLFSITCGAMLIVSVLTGIYPALLVSAQNPVSTLKGKINEYIGSNFLRKTLVVTQFAISVAVLTVTIIVQKQLHFINNKDLGYDKNNLLHFTNISWDGKGDAFKHEVLTIPGIENASIATWYPESGGGGYMTLSADDPAQKGNKLKVWYINGDFDFVRTMKFRLVKGRLLDPKFSRDAINADSLMMQGGNKLDSARNGQSMLISAFTAKMFSVKSLGESVKGATGIPVGIVNNFNNESLKEDMKPVFISASKNMRYGCMLMRIQPGSEKTVLAKLYKVWQHFFPDKVFEYAWSDQELSRQYAAEQKLQQLFTTFSFMILTLAALGLFGLTTFIAEIRVKEIGIRKVLGASVSAISITLSKDFIKLVLIAILVASPVAWYFANRWLENYAYKITLNWWLFALSGLGAITIAIMTISYQTIKAATANPVKSLRSE
- a CDS encoding DUF4097 family beta strand repeat-containing protein — protein: MKTFLTLFIVACQTTFALAQDDRTPYLTKSLANDAISNVVVSTSAGGIQVSGRTGEAPRIEVYIRGNNNRELSKAEIEKKLAEDYEMNIDVNGHELRAIVKTRHDFHNWNNGMSISFKIYVPQNVSTDLQTSGGGISLDYLKGNETFKTSGGGLNIDHLTGVIHGRTSGGGIRVTNSDNDIDLNTSGGGITARNCSGKIRLVTSGGGLELDDLRGDIDAHTSGGGIRGGNIRGELVTGTSGGGIELRNMDCSLEANTSGGSLSAEMKHVGKYLRLSSSAGNVEVELPAKQGLDLNLRGDRVEQIQFSGFKGDWDKEHVRGKVNGGGSPVDVSANGNVSVRFN
- a CDS encoding DUF4097 family beta strand repeat-containing protein is translated as MKKYLILFIAACQGLSTLAQDNKTPYITKSLTNAGIKNVYVSTSGGSITVSGAPGEEPRIEVYVSGNNGLSNLSKDEIKKRLEENYTLDITTSGGELKAVAKNKHDHNWDWRRSLNIGFKVYVPQNVATKLETSGGSIHLDNLSGQEVFETSGGSLHIDKLTGNIRGRTSGGSITLMNSKDNIDLETSGGSIRASNCSGNIHLETSGGSIRLEDLNGKIGAETSGGSVAANNIKGELKTGTSGGSINLTGLACSLDTYTSGGSIHAQLKEASKFVKIDASGGHVDLELPSKQGFDLNLRADKVTAELGGGSFNGTKEKDRVEGKLNGGGISVDVNGSNRVNLTLN